A stretch of the Nitratireductor thuwali genome encodes the following:
- a CDS encoding Lrp/AsnC family transcriptional regulator, producing the protein MKRLNYENGALDDVDAAILEMLVANARVTTAELARAVGLSAPTVAERVKRLEEADVITGYSAAVSPAAMGLPISVYFRIRPVPGELERVAAILRDIPEITECDRVTGEDCFLARASLASVADMERVIDLIIPYAMTNTSIVQSSPFARRLPPFPRRGRTA; encoded by the coding sequence GTGAAACGCCTTAACTATGAAAATGGTGCCCTCGACGACGTCGACGCTGCCATACTGGAGATGCTGGTTGCCAATGCGCGGGTCACAACGGCGGAACTGGCCCGAGCCGTCGGCCTTTCTGCCCCGACCGTCGCTGAGCGGGTCAAACGGCTGGAGGAAGCCGACGTCATCACCGGCTATAGCGCGGCCGTCTCCCCAGCCGCGATGGGGCTTCCCATCTCGGTCTATTTCCGCATACGACCCGTTCCCGGAGAGCTGGAGCGGGTGGCCGCGATCCTCCGGGACATTCCGGAGATCACGGAGTGCGACCGGGTGACCGGCGAGGATTGTTTTCTGGCGCGCGCCAGCCTGGCCTCGGTCGCCGACATGGAAAGGGTGATCGACCTGATCATTCCCTATGCGATGACCAACACCTCGATTGTCCAGTCGTCCCCCTTTGCCAGGCGGCTTCCTCCGTTTCCGCGGCGCGGCCGCACGGCCTAA
- a CDS encoding EamA family transporter, which translates to MPTDIVRATGFSRAAETVPAQAWFGVSAVFHYLGPSFAVLLFPAIGVLGVAWFRVASAALVFAPLTRPWRTIRKANGRGRLLLIGLGACLAVMNTSFYLALDRLPMSLVAAMEFVGTIGVAAYGLRTARNACALALAIAGVFVLIDVKWATDPHGLFWAALNAALFVCYIVLGHRAAEDGASGGVERLGAAMAIAFAILMPIGFIEAARAFRSFTLVAAGIGVGICSSVVPYVCDQLAMSRLPRASFALLLALLPATATVIAAIVLAQVPTLRDLLGIALVMAGIVVHRPARL; encoded by the coding sequence ATGCCGACAGACATCGTCAGGGCCACCGGCTTCAGCCGCGCAGCCGAAACGGTACCGGCCCAAGCGTGGTTCGGCGTCAGCGCGGTTTTTCACTATCTCGGGCCTTCATTTGCGGTTCTGCTGTTTCCGGCGATCGGCGTGCTTGGGGTGGCGTGGTTTCGCGTTGCATCCGCGGCGCTCGTCTTCGCGCCGCTCACCAGGCCCTGGCGCACCATCCGGAAAGCGAACGGGCGAGGGCGGCTGCTCCTGATCGGGCTGGGGGCGTGTCTGGCCGTGATGAACACGTCCTTCTATCTTGCGCTCGACAGGCTGCCGATGAGCCTCGTCGCAGCGATGGAGTTCGTCGGCACGATTGGCGTCGCCGCTTATGGTTTACGGACGGCCAGAAACGCTTGCGCCCTGGCCCTGGCCATCGCCGGCGTCTTTGTTCTTATCGACGTAAAGTGGGCGACCGACCCGCACGGCCTCTTCTGGGCGGCGCTGAACGCCGCGCTCTTCGTCTGCTATATCGTCCTCGGCCACAGAGCAGCCGAGGACGGGGCCAGCGGGGGCGTGGAACGGCTAGGCGCGGCCATGGCGATTGCATTCGCGATCCTGATGCCCATCGGCTTCATTGAGGCGGCGCGTGCCTTCAGATCCTTCACTTTGGTGGCCGCGGGGATCGGCGTCGGCATTTGCTCGTCGGTCGTTCCCTATGTGTGTGACCAGCTCGCCATGTCGCGCCTGCCGCGCGCCTCGTTCGCGCTGCTGCTTGCACTGCTTCCAGCCACTGCCACGGTAATCGCCGCGATCGTCCTGGCGCAAGTACCGACG
- the speD gene encoding adenosylmethionine decarboxylase: protein MVHDALFQLGMDSVELNPAQTEERDKTHAAEACADKDHFIEKDGVLCAGSHLIVDLFDAERLDDLPYIEKTLIDCVEKAGATLLHIHLHPFEPNGGVSGVAVLAESHISIHSWPERAYAALDIFMCGDARPERCIDVLQEAFRPGRIDVKELLRGKEA from the coding sequence ATGGTGCACGACGCCCTTTTCCAATTGGGGATGGATTCAGTTGAACTGAACCCCGCCCAAACGGAAGAACGCGACAAGACGCACGCCGCCGAGGCCTGCGCCGACAAGGATCACTTCATCGAGAAGGACGGCGTCTTGTGCGCCGGCTCGCATCTGATCGTCGATCTGTTCGACGCGGAACGTCTCGACGATCTGCCCTATATCGAGAAGACGTTGATCGACTGCGTGGAAAAGGCCGGCGCGACGCTGCTGCATATCCATTTGCACCCGTTCGAGCCCAATGGCGGCGTGAGCGGCGTTGCCGTGCTGGCGGAAAGCCACATCTCGATCCATTCCTGGCCGGAACGCGCCTATGCCGCGCTCGACATATTCATGTGCGGGGACGCCCGGCCCGAGCGCTGTATCGACGTGCTCCAGGAGGCGTTCAGGCCGGGACGGATCGACGTCAAGGAACTGCTCAGGGGCAAGGAAGCGTGA